The DNA segment TATAAAGATATAGCTGCGGACAGTACAGATGGGCCTCCAAAGCTGCATTAACCACCGCTCTAAACTTTCTGCAGTAAGAACCACAAGTTGTTTATCATAAATACAAGATTTGATTGTATTCAGAGAGAGAAAATAGCATGGCATGTATGTGTTCATTTAACATTTATGTGGACTCATAAGTGAATTATAGCAGAATCAACgtaattgcaaaaaaaattataattctcgATATGAAAGTGAATACAGACTATGCTGACAGATCAGCCGGCTAGAGTCCAATGCCTTCTCGAAAATCCGAAAATGCATACCTGCAACATGGCTATGATCATTGCAAGGAGAGCATATAAACCTATTCCACCTGAATATACTTGCATAGTTTCAAAAAACATTGCAAATCAAGAACAGAGGAACACTACTTTTTGAACAAaacgaacagatcatcaatattGATAAACTCAAACCTCATTCAAGTCTCTCTGTTGTAAAAATACTTTCAAGATCAAACACAATGGTCGTAATTGAGGCCATTTTAGTACTGCTTCCTAAGAGAAAACACATAAGAAAagtttaaatttagaaaaaacaaagaaaatatctAGAAAAAAGTCCAAAGTTTGTGGAACATACaaagaaataaactaaataaGCAGAGCTTTAATTAACCACAGGAAAACCACAGTAGTCTTAATTTTGAGGAACATGAGTTAATCGAACCAAAATGATTTACATAAAATCCAAAAGTAGACAtaggaaataaatgaaaattaagcaGTGATTCCCATTGGTGAAGATAAAGCAAGCAAATAATCAAAATTCCCATTGGTGAAGATAAAGCAAGCAaataatcaaactcaacacaGGAGCACAATCCTCAAGAATAATTGCAGCCAAAAATGAAACTTGACTCAGAAGAAATTGTAATAAGGAAGAGGCTATGGTCCAACTTAATTGACCTCATTTGACAAAAAAAGGGGATTAAAATAACTATATCTTAAGCACCACTAACAAATGAAACATCTGAGCACAGGAAAGTTTGTAATTGTAACAAACCTTGATAAACTCAGCAGCTTTTGGTCCATtatccacatcaaagctgcaatATTGAACAcccaattaaatattaaactgtGAGACAGAAGTGCTAAAGAAAATATGAAACATGGCTTTTAAATTGCCATATCAAACCAAGATGGAGATAAACAACTTTCTTTGGTGCACTTATCACATTTGCTATAAGTCAATCTAGGAACCTAAACATGCCTCCACCCTCATCAAATTCCAAGCATCCCATCAAATCTTGTCAATcaagaaaattcaagaaaataggaATCTCAATCAAGTGAACTGTTTATTGATTAGAGAAAAAATGACCAAGATTTCTTGTTCATGAATTCTCGACAATCTCATCTTCCTGAaataaaaagcaaagaaaatTTCTATGTTTGGTAAACTATTTAGCCTCATTCGCTACTAATATCCAAATACTAAGTTTTTTTTATGGAATTTCCAATTACTTGGACCTCCCAATTATCATGGACCTCAAAGAAAACAATGAAGACAATTCAAAAGTCCTACCATAATATCTTCCAAAAAACCTCACTACTaaaatttcattgtaacactcctaacccgaatccgttgccggaacaaggttatgaggtattacttgactgaacaaaacttctataaggtcagagatacttaccagacataaattatcaacacattagttcaattataaggcttctctaaacaaaatgagcaagccatcttcgcatggctataatgtatacaaagtcgaaatatcattttacctatagtctatcctatacatgccttaaaccatgatgatatacaatcttctcaactcacataatgactcgatagtgtgatgatatctccggctcttccaactcgaactaaaggataaacctataagaaatggaaaagagaacacggagtaagcttcaatgcttagtaagttttaagcaatgcaaacaattaatttacttatagatcaattatttcaaattttcaagaaatcattcctaggtaattgtcattttggccaagtatccatgaacataatgcatatttagcaaattcatctcacttgaatctgaactcaattaaaaccaaatattcaattcacaaataagatcataagaactcgaaaagcatctcattaactagttttaaccatgtttgcaacaaaatcacaaattcactacaagctgtcttcctgagcaacagtcactaaattatttataactggagctaagaaactccaaatcaagtgccgttaattttccctgaaaatagactcacatatcttccatccatcaaattttcaaaattttttgtttgaccaatcaataccagatttttattgaagtttcccctgtttcactgtttgactattcagactactcttcactacaaatcaattttatcattatacagaattcaaattatgttatcgtttatttcatttgaaactagactcattaaggagtctaagtatataaattttatcttataatcatcattgtacaatttacaatgattttctaaaaacagaacaggggatttcaaggTTATTTTGACTTTATCTTAcgtcacttcaaatatctcattatctacaattcttttgcttacaaagtttcttttataagaaactagactcattaagctttaattacataatttattcagcttctaattcaatttctacaatttatggtgattttccaaaatcacgctactgttgctatcccaagcagatttattacaatttgctctttcacacattccttgcattcaaattatctaaacatgtatatcatgtcattcaagatcgaactcaaaTAACAcaggcattaaaatgcttcactaacAGCTTTAGTTTCATTGAAacgaataaaatataaaatcatattcacatttaattttccacgatcgtaatcacctaaaaataaatcatatacttccacaaatctttccacaaggaccaagtatttatatttgaatataaacatagaatcacttcacataacttcacacatttaccgaatatatcacgatcacatatatagtcataacacttattcacagatgcatcactttatatacttataatttaattcaaatcaaatcacatacgagtacatgatacgtacttgaccaacttaatatgtaatgcactttcaatttgtcaacttagtgtaggatcttgtaattgtatacttttgtcaaattcatcggcacttggcctgctaggtataaaacccaaaattatgTTACCAGCACgaatacatttccagcacgaagcctgcgggactttagcccggatacatttccagcacgaagcctgcgggtctttagccctgatacatttccagcacgaagcctgcgggtctttagcccggatacatttctagcacgaagcctgcgggtctttagcccgaatacatttccagtgtcttgcttatttattcacatgttaacacatttcacataacatatcacattagcaattcaaatgcttcattcgaatataagcacaaaatgtacatctaccctttaactttcggttcaataatcatacacaaggaacacaaATGTCGGAATCCTgtatcatgacatatgtatcctaactattcctaagattcatacagggctttcgaacgtcgtaactcggtcgaatcgaaaGCTCGAACATAGTTTTCAAACTCATAAACATTCGGCATTTAcaagtataaattcatatattatataccagcatatatacttaacatttaactaCATTTAGGCATgtgtatttgcttataaacttacctcagacgtcgtaaaacgggacggagctactagtcgacaactttcgtttttccctagTCCAGATCCGATTTCtttgattcttgatctaaaaatattcaaattaagctcattgaaacatattttcatttaatttagttcaaaaacacataaatgggcaaattaccattttacccctgacatttacaatttttacaatttaatccctattgcacaaaatacaaaatatacaaaatttcaatataaccatgttgggccgaattttacccatacccatacaagtccatatatttcatcaatttcatattttagtctctcaaatttttatttttgtaattaagtcctaattactcaaaatcataaaaaattccaatacaaaaatatgttaacccaacacctatctttcatatttcaccatcaaaccataaaaatcacaagcctccatcaatggcataactcaaaatattcatcaaaattcaaattttaagcatgagttttgaagtactcgaagcaacgatctcaaaaacgtaaaaattatcaaaaaccgacaaAAAACGAACCTTGGATTTGAGCTTGAGAGTTGGCCGAACCTAAGCttcccttatttctttttcttttcttttgtttcggcATGGGTGAAATAAAACATATGCCCACTcatattttactttataatatcttTTATATGATAAAgcttataatttttagtttttacatttgaaataataataaaatcatataatatatatatcctttACCAACCAAACAATAAGCTAATGCACATGATATGGCTTTCACGTTTAtgtcttataatatatattacaccttaatataaaataatatttaatttacacacatatatatatctttaataaaatattataaaaccataTGGTATATACTTACCACCGTCCCACTAGTAATCAAATGACTAATTACAacttaaatacttcaatttaaaaagccactaacaattcagcccttatactataaaccatcaaattttctttttacatgattaagtccttttatttaatcggatacccaaacgataaaattaaaacacgaaaattttacagatataaattcacacataataaacacataaaataatttttaaatatttttttagctcgaatttgtgatcccgaagtcactgttccaaatagggtctaaactgggctgttacattcATATTAATCCAGTGTCTTTTATAATGATATTCATACCAGAactaaaacaaattaagaaattttCAGAGGTGAAGAGAATTTTAGATGAGATATTGGATTGAAACATACTAGGACAAGAGGGCAAGAGGAATATAGAACTACCTTATATCAAATGCGACGCCgcttttcttttttacaaacttAATTATTGGCATGCGAGCTTTTGCAGTCACCTAATAGGAATTGAATTGTTAGCTAAATATACTTTATTGTATCAGTAAactttccaaaaaaataaaatacttgcATCTTTTTTGCAATTCCCCTTTGAGATAATGCCTTGGAAAGAGCATACAAACCAGTCTGTGGATTTTTTATACCTGACTCTAGAATCACTACCTACATAAAATGGAAACAAATGGCTTAAGAATGTCAGTCATACAGAATAGGGGAGAAATACAAAAATTTGGGTCAACTTTCCTCTGCCTATTGTTTTTCTTTCGTTTCCATAGTAGAAGATCTATATACTAAATTTCATAATCCTAATGAAAAACCAATCAACCATGTTACGCAAGCTACAATATAACAAGATTAAACATTGATATAGTTTAAGTTGCGAGACATAAACTTATGAGATAAAAGGAAGCAAACTACTCACATCAATATCACTTGTTGGTGAATAAAGCCCTGTCCTGAACGACCTAAAAACTTCTGGCTGCAAAGCAACAACTCATTACCATTTGGCATTGTACACTATGTATGCATTTTTATAAGTGTGTGCTTTTGTGCATGAGAGAAAGAGAGGCTGCCAATCATACCCTGCAGGCAGGCCATATGTACTTGATAACATCAAAAATAGAATGCACAGTTGCATCGGTGCTGCTTGCTCTTCGGGAGTAGGGGATAGAAAATCACAGAAGTCCACTATTTCTGCAATGCCCATCATGGTGGGAAGTATTAAAATATGTCCAATCTGCCTCAAGACCCACAGCATATTCCCCGGTGGTTCAGAAGATGCCACATCTGCCTCAAGACCCACAGCTTATTCAACAGGTTACGCCCCTGCGATTTGTTGGTTCTAAGGTTTTCGATTGGTCTTATTTCTACCCGGGTTTCAAGCCATAGTCTCAGTTGGTGGCCTAAGATAAGCCAACATTGAAAATGGCTTCTTCAACATTGAAAATAGCTTACCGATTTcaaaaggggaaggggaaggg comes from the Gossypium hirsutum isolate 1008001.06 chromosome A06, Gossypium_hirsutum_v2.1, whole genome shotgun sequence genome and includes:
- the LOC107962676 gene encoding terminal nucleotidyltransferase 4B isoform X4, whose product is MLWVLRQIGHILILPTMMGIAEIVDFCDFLSPTPEEQAAPMQLCILFLMLSSTYGLPAGQKFLGRSGQGFIHQQVILIDSRVRYKKSTDWFVCSFQGIISKGNCKKDVTAKARMPIIKFVKKKSGVAFDISFDVDNGPKAAEFIKEAVLKWPQLRPLCLILKVFLQQRDLNEKV
- the LOC107962676 gene encoding uncharacterized protein isoform X7, coding for MLWVLRQIGHILILPTMMGIAEIVDFCDFLSPTPEEQAAPMQLCILFLMLSSTYGLPAGQKFLGRSGQGFIHQQVILIDSRVRYKKSTDWFVCSFQGIISKGNCKKDVTAKARMPIIKFVKKKSGVAFDISFDVDNGPKAAEFIKKV
- the LOC107962676 gene encoding terminal nucleotidyltransferase 4B isoform X5, with the protein product MLWVLRQIGHILILPTMMGIAEIVDFCDFLSPTPEEQAAPMQLCILFLMLSSTYGLPAGQKFLGRSGQGFIHQQVILIDSRVRYKKSTDWFVCSFQGIISKGNCKKDVTAKARMPIIKFVKKKSGVAFDISFDVDNGPKAAEFIKEAVLKWPQLRPLCLILKVFLQQRDLNEVE
- the LOC107962676 gene encoding terminal nucleotidyltransferase 4B isoform X3; this encodes MLWVLRQIGHILILPTMMGIAEIVDFCDFLSPTPEEQAAPMQLCILFLMLSSTYGLPAGQKFLGRSGQGFIHQQVILIDSRVRYKKSTDWFVCSFQGIISKGNCKKDVTAKARMPIIKFVKKKSGVAFDISFDVDNGPKAAEFIKEAVLKWPQLRPLCLILKVFLQQRDLNEYIQVE
- the LOC107962676 gene encoding terminal nucleotidyltransferase 4A isoform X1, encoding MLWVLRQIGHILILPTMMGIAEIVDFCDFLSPTPEEQAAPMQLCILFLMLSSTYGLPAGQKFLGRSGQGFIHQQVILIDSRVRYKKSTDWFVCSFQGIISKGNCKKDVTAKARMPIIKFVKKKSGVAFDISFDVDNGPKAAEFIKEAVLKWPQLRPLCLILKVFLQQRDLNEVCIFGFSRRHWTLAG
- the LOC107962676 gene encoding uncharacterized protein isoform X6; this translates as MLWVLRQIGHILILPTMMGIAEIVDFCDFLSPTPEEQAAPMQLCILFLMLSSTYGLPAGQKFLGRSGQGFIHQQVILIDSRVRYKKSTDWFVCSFQGIISKGNCKKDVTAKARMPIIKFVKKKSGVAFDIRSRIKEIGSGLGKNESCRLVAPSRFTTSEL
- the LOC107962676 gene encoding uncharacterized protein isoform X2, which gives rise to MLWVLRQIGHILILPTMMGIAEIVDFCDFLSPTPEEQAAPMQLCILFLMLSSTYGLPAGQKFLGRSGQGFIHQQVILIDSRVRYKKSTDWFVCSFQGIISKGNCKKDVTAKARMPIIKFVKKKSGVAFDIRSRIKEIGSGLGKNESCRLVAPSRFTTSEVYPLVRVGRAGDIITLSSHYL